Proteins encoded in a region of the Halorussus sp. MSC15.2 genome:
- a CDS encoding NAD-dependent epimerase/dehydratase family protein, with the protein MDTALVVGGTRFIGRHLVSELLDHGYDVTIFNRGNHENPFAENDTVAHYEGDRTNETALEQARREVEPDAVFDCVAYEPREVRAATEIFSDADAYVYISSGDAYGNEEIPKREGETELRPCTMEQATDDSGDTYGNRKAEGDRAIRAAADRGVNAYSVRPCIVYGPHDYTERLDYWIDRVANYDRVVVPGDGDNVWHRAYVEDVASALRVVAEEGTPGESYNVGDRRVVTIDEMLDLVAEALDTAVEIVHAGERELAAADLSPDDFVLYRDYPHVLDTDKLAALGWDSTPLAEAMERTVSEHLDSDRDGSEYDPGREAEQRILDVLDTV; encoded by the coding sequence ATGGACACTGCACTCGTCGTCGGCGGCACGCGGTTCATCGGCCGCCACCTCGTTTCGGAACTGCTCGACCACGGCTACGACGTGACCATCTTCAACCGCGGGAACCACGAGAATCCGTTCGCCGAGAACGACACCGTCGCCCACTACGAGGGTGACCGTACCAACGAGACGGCGCTCGAACAGGCAAGACGCGAGGTCGAACCCGACGCCGTCTTCGACTGCGTGGCGTACGAACCCCGCGAGGTCCGGGCCGCCACAGAAATCTTCTCCGACGCGGACGCCTACGTCTACATCTCCAGCGGCGACGCCTACGGCAACGAGGAGATTCCCAAGCGCGAGGGCGAGACCGAACTCCGGCCCTGCACGATGGAGCAGGCCACCGACGACTCGGGCGACACCTACGGCAACCGGAAGGCCGAGGGCGACCGGGCGATTCGGGCGGCCGCCGACCGCGGCGTGAACGCCTACAGCGTCCGGCCGTGCATCGTCTACGGTCCCCACGATTACACCGAGCGCCTCGACTACTGGATAGACCGCGTGGCGAACTACGACCGCGTGGTCGTGCCCGGCGACGGCGACAACGTCTGGCACCGCGCGTACGTCGAGGACGTGGCGAGCGCGCTCCGCGTCGTCGCCGAGGAGGGGACGCCCGGCGAGTCGTACAACGTCGGCGACCGCCGCGTCGTGACGATAGACGAGATGCTGGACCTCGTCGCCGAGGCGCTCGACACAGCGGTCGAAATCGTCCACGCGGGCGAACGCGAACTCGCCGCCGCGGACCTCTCGCCCGACGACTTCGTCCTCTACCGCGACTACCCCCACGTGCTGGACACCGACAAACTCGCCGCCCTCGGGTGGGACTCGACGCCGCTGGCGGAGGCGATGGAACGCACCGTCTCCGAACACCTCGACAGCGACCGGGACGGGAGCGAGTACGACCCGGGCCGCGAGGCCGAACAGCGTATTCTCGACGTGCTCGACACGGTCTGA
- a CDS encoding NAD(P)-dependent glycerol-1-phosphate dehydrogenase, which yields MFDKTTWIRLPRNVLVGHGVLDQTVEAVSELHLHGRPLVVTSPTPREVAAERVAADFEAAGEDPAIVEIGEASFEAVQRVIEVAEEVDAGYLVGVGGGKAIDIAKMASDDLGTGFVSVPTAASHDGIVSGRGSVPEGDTRHSVAAEPPLAVVADTEILADAPWRLTTAGCADIISNYTAVKDWRLANRLQNVQYSEYSAALAEMTAEMLVGNADSIKQGLEESAWVVVKALVSSGVAMSIADSSRPASGAEHLFSHQLDRMVPDAALHGHQVGVGTIVAEYLHGGDWQGVRRALDTIGAPTTAAELGIDDETVVAALTAAHEIRDRYTILGNGMNQDAAIEAAETTGVI from the coding sequence ATGTTCGACAAAACGACGTGGATTCGCCTGCCCCGCAACGTGCTGGTGGGTCACGGCGTCCTCGACCAGACCGTCGAGGCCGTCTCCGAACTCCACCTCCACGGGCGTCCGCTGGTCGTCACCAGTCCCACGCCCCGCGAAGTCGCGGCCGAGCGCGTGGCCGCGGACTTCGAGGCGGCGGGCGAGGACCCCGCGATAGTCGAAATCGGGGAGGCGAGTTTCGAGGCGGTCCAGCGCGTCATCGAAGTCGCCGAGGAGGTGGACGCGGGCTACCTCGTCGGCGTCGGTGGCGGGAAGGCCATCGACATCGCAAAGATGGCCAGCGACGACCTCGGCACCGGGTTCGTCTCGGTCCCCACGGCGGCGAGTCACGACGGCATCGTCTCGGGCCGCGGGTCGGTCCCGGAGGGCGACACCCGCCACAGCGTGGCCGCGGAACCGCCACTCGCGGTCGTGGCCGACACCGAGATTCTCGCGGACGCGCCGTGGCGGCTCACGACCGCCGGGTGCGCCGACATCATCAGCAACTACACCGCGGTCAAGGACTGGCGACTCGCCAACCGACTCCAGAACGTCCAGTACTCCGAGTACTCGGCCGCGCTGGCCGAGATGACCGCCGAGATGCTGGTCGGCAACGCCGACTCCATCAAGCAGGGTCTCGAAGAGTCGGCGTGGGTGGTCGTCAAGGCGCTGGTCTCCTCGGGCGTCGCCATGTCCATCGCGGACTCCTCGCGACCCGCCTCCGGCGCGGAACACCTCTTCTCTCACCAACTCGACCGCATGGTCCCCGACGCCGCGCTCCACGGCCACCAAGTCGGCGTCGGCACCATCGTCGCGGAGTACCTCCACGGCGGCGACTGGCAGGGCGTCCGGCGGGCGCTCGACACCATCGGCGCGCCCACGACCGCCGCGGAACTGGGCATCGACGACGAGACGGTCGTCGCGGCGCTGACCGCGGCCCACGAGATTCGGGACCGGTACACGATTCTGGGCAACGGGATGAATCAGGACGCCGCCATCGAGGCGGCCGAGACGACGGGCGTCATCTGA
- a CDS encoding uS10/mL48 family ribosomal protein — MTFVTRIRLQSGNRPALENVVDEIRSTAERKGAELRGPHSAPPERLDVPQYKSTSGNETRQFRSWDYTVYTRQMEIVGHNDLARQVAEFDFPDGVHVEVELEQIEQMA, encoded by the coding sequence ATGACCTTCGTCACTAGAATCCGACTGCAGAGCGGGAATCGCCCCGCGCTGGAGAACGTCGTAGACGAGATTCGCTCGACGGCCGAACGCAAGGGCGCGGAACTCCGCGGCCCGCACTCGGCACCGCCAGAACGCCTCGACGTCCCCCAGTACAAATCGACCAGCGGAAACGAGACCCGACAGTTCCGGTCGTGGGACTACACGGTGTACACCCGCCAGATGGAAATCGTCGGCCACAACGACCTCGCCCGGCAGGTCGCGGAGTTCGACTTCCCGGACGGCGTTCACGTCGAAGTGGAACTCGAACAAATCGAACAGATGGCCTGA
- a CDS encoding bis(5'-nucleosyl)-tetraphosphatase — protein MTIEATSAGAILYRDTRGRREYLLLKSRPGDWEFPKGGVEGDEELQQTAIREVKEESGIKDFRLLDGFRDDYDYVFEANGNTIHKTVHLFVAKSYEASAELSHEHRDHQWRDYEQAINTITQDGPREILEDAHEFLNEKEEDDDV, from the coding sequence ATGACGATTGAAGCTACGTCCGCGGGTGCGATCCTCTACCGGGATACCCGCGGTCGCCGGGAATATCTCCTCCTCAAGTCGCGTCCGGGCGACTGGGAGTTCCCCAAAGGCGGCGTGGAGGGGGACGAAGAGTTACAGCAGACGGCCATACGCGAAGTGAAAGAAGAGTCCGGAATCAAGGACTTCCGGCTTCTCGACGGCTTTCGCGACGATTACGACTACGTCTTCGAGGCCAACGGCAACACCATCCACAAGACGGTCCACCTGTTCGTGGCCAAGTCCTACGAGGCGAGCGCGGAACTCTCCCACGAACACCGCGACCACCAGTGGCGCGACTACGAGCAGGCCATCAACACCATCACGCAGGACGGCCCGCGCGAAATCCTCGAAGACGCCCACGAGTTCCTGAACGAGAAGGAGGAAGACGACGACGTGTAA
- a CDS encoding PGF-CTERM sorting domain-containing protein, translated as MRPKFVNALLALVLVTSGVALGAPAEAVQSQKTTPETADGNGVGFGADTVQTERGGNVTIPVQLNDTDAATVKIGSEDVVNYALVVNVEDGNDDGRVALTFDTDAAGEPNATKVTTDAAADDATVHSEVEHFGGESPYPPLAVGDYPVTLYASNDTDAEAVAELHAVITAASTTTDAAETSTDEPTATTTSEPTTTATETTTDADGGVPGFGPGLTVVALAGAAMLAGRR; from the coding sequence ATGCGACCGAAATTCGTTAACGCGCTTCTGGCGCTTGTCCTCGTAACCAGCGGGGTCGCGCTCGGAGCGCCCGCGGAGGCAGTACAGAGTCAGAAAACGACCCCAGAAACGGCAGATGGGAACGGTGTCGGGTTCGGAGCCGACACCGTCCAGACCGAGCGCGGCGGGAACGTCACGATTCCCGTCCAGTTGAACGACACCGACGCTGCGACGGTCAAAATAGGCTCCGAGGACGTGGTGAACTACGCGCTGGTCGTGAACGTGGAGGACGGGAACGACGACGGGCGAGTCGCGCTCACGTTCGACACCGACGCCGCCGGTGAACCGAACGCAACGAAGGTGACGACCGACGCCGCGGCCGACGACGCCACAGTGCACTCCGAGGTCGAACACTTCGGCGGCGAGTCGCCCTATCCGCCGCTAGCCGTGGGCGATTACCCCGTCACGCTCTACGCGAGCAACGACACCGACGCCGAGGCCGTCGCCGAGTTGCACGCGGTAATCACGGCCGCTTCGACCACGACCGACGCCGCAGAGACTTCGACCGACGAACCGACGGCGACCACAACCTCCGAACCGACGACCACTGCGACCGAGACGACGACGGACGCCGACGGTGGCGTCCCCGGTTTCGGTCCGGGACTCACGGTAGTCGCGCTCGCTGGCGCTGCGATGCTGGCCGGTCGGCGGTAG